One window from the genome of Aeromonas sp. FDAARGOS 1405 encodes:
- a CDS encoding Crp/Fnr family transcriptional regulator has product MLTDRPPFDWAQVADKEEAARLLSFARPLTLSPKSCLWHAGDSPDLLVRVEQGLLRAKLVLEDGREYIKEFYWEGDEFLDFHHLLSGEPARYSVEALEPCRLQLFSLADLRQLPGWPRWYQHLLEVQLRIKEEKEQLLLTGSPQARYQHFLDSFPALDARVPDHQIAAYLGITPISLSRIRKRLKELNKG; this is encoded by the coding sequence ATGCTGACTGACAGACCCCCCTTCGATTGGGCGCAGGTCGCAGATAAAGAGGAGGCCGCGCGCCTCCTCTCTTTTGCCCGCCCGCTGACCCTCAGCCCGAAAAGCTGCCTCTGGCATGCCGGCGACAGCCCGGATCTGCTGGTCAGGGTGGAGCAGGGGCTGCTGCGGGCCAAGCTGGTGCTGGAGGATGGCCGCGAGTACATCAAGGAGTTCTACTGGGAGGGAGACGAGTTTCTCGACTTCCACCACCTGCTCAGTGGTGAGCCGGCCCGCTACAGCGTGGAGGCGCTGGAGCCCTGCCGTCTGCAGCTGTTCAGTCTGGCCGACTTGCGCCAGCTACCCGGCTGGCCGCGCTGGTACCAGCACCTGCTGGAGGTGCAGCTGCGCATCAAGGAGGAGAAGGAGCAGTTGCTGCTGACCGGCAGCCCGCAGGCACGCTATCAGCACTTTCTCGACAGCTTTCCCGCGCTCGATGCCAGAGTGCCAGACCACCAGATCGCCGCCTATCTCGGTATCACACCCATCAGCCTGAGCCGCATTCGCAAACGGCTGAAAGAACTTAACAAAGGTTAA
- the rnr gene encoding ribonuclease R: MSQKDPFLEREAEKYENPIASRELILDLIKGHEKPMSREELAKVLKLTEEEPLEALRRRLRAMERDGQLVFTRNQCYALPDRLNLVKGYVLGHKDGFGFLRPEGGGPDLFLNNREMQRLMHGDYALVQPTEIDRKGRQEARLVRLLKSREADIVGRYFVENGVGFVVPDDSRIGQDIIIPEGENKGARQSQVVVVRINQRATARFNAVGTVLEVLGENMAPGMEIEIALRTHGIPHTWPEEVTKEVAGLGEEVPEKAKEGRIDLRALPLVTIDGEDARDFDDAVFCEAKRGGGWRLWVAIADVSAYVKPGTALDTEAYQRGNSVYFPEFVVPMLPEVLSNGLCSLNPQVDRLCMVCEMTISAAGRMSGYKFYEAVMNSHARMTYTKVAAILDGDPKLRQQYEPLVGHIEELNNLYKALKHARHQRGAVEFESEETRFIFNAQRKIDRIVPLVRNDAHKIIEECMIQANVAAARYIEKNEAAALFRVHDRPGEERLTGFRDFLAELGLELKGGLEPEPKDFAELAAKFEGRPDAELLSTMLLRSMRQAIYQADNIGHFGLALKSYAHFTSPIRRYPDLILHRAIKYQTAKEQQANLRHKWTPSGGYHYQLEEVDPMGEHCSMTERRADDATRDVADWLKCEYMLDHVGDEFDGVIASVTGFGFFVRLAEIHIDGLVHVSTLTNDYYQFDPLHQQLIGENFRRRYRLGDKVRVKVMGVNLDDRKIDFVMVEEPLKATGKNAKEMARKQAEIKKEKAKSAQRHEKRKEGKDHGKSDKGGRAKPSNRRPSKKARDKAKSTK, from the coding sequence ATGTCTCAAAAAGATCCTTTCCTCGAACGCGAGGCCGAAAAATACGAAAACCCCATTGCAAGTCGTGAACTTATCCTCGACCTCATCAAGGGCCATGAAAAGCCGATGTCACGGGAAGAGCTGGCAAAGGTCCTCAAGCTGACAGAAGAAGAGCCGTTGGAGGCCCTGCGCCGCCGCCTGCGCGCCATGGAGCGCGATGGTCAGCTGGTCTTTACCCGCAACCAGTGCTATGCCCTGCCGGATCGCCTGAATCTGGTGAAAGGCTATGTGCTGGGTCACAAGGATGGCTTCGGTTTTCTGCGTCCGGAAGGTGGTGGTCCGGATCTGTTTTTGAATAACCGTGAAATGCAGCGTCTGATGCATGGCGACTATGCGCTGGTGCAACCGACCGAGATCGACCGCAAAGGACGTCAGGAGGCACGTCTGGTGCGTCTGCTCAAGTCACGCGAAGCGGATATCGTCGGTCGTTACTTCGTCGAGAACGGTGTCGGGTTTGTGGTACCCGACGACAGCCGTATCGGCCAGGACATCATTATCCCTGAAGGGGAAAACAAAGGGGCTCGCCAGAGCCAGGTGGTGGTCGTGCGCATCAACCAGCGTGCCACCGCCCGCTTCAACGCGGTGGGTACCGTGCTGGAGGTGCTGGGTGAAAACATGGCGCCCGGCATGGAGATCGAAATCGCCCTGCGTACCCACGGTATCCCGCACACTTGGCCCGAGGAAGTGACTAAAGAGGTTGCCGGTCTGGGCGAAGAGGTGCCGGAGAAGGCTAAAGAAGGTCGCATCGACCTGCGCGCTCTGCCGCTGGTTACCATCGACGGGGAAGATGCCCGTGACTTCGATGACGCCGTCTTCTGTGAAGCCAAGCGCGGCGGCGGCTGGCGCCTGTGGGTGGCCATTGCCGACGTCTCCGCCTACGTGAAGCCGGGCACCGCCCTCGACACCGAAGCCTATCAGCGCGGCAACTCCGTCTACTTCCCCGAATTCGTGGTGCCCATGCTGCCGGAGGTGCTCTCCAACGGCCTCTGCTCGCTCAACCCGCAGGTTGACCGGCTCTGCATGGTGTGCGAGATGACCATCTCCGCCGCCGGCCGCATGTCCGGCTACAAGTTCTACGAAGCGGTGATGAACTCCCACGCCCGTATGACCTACACCAAGGTGGCGGCGATCCTGGATGGCGATCCCAAGCTGCGCCAGCAGTACGAGCCGCTGGTGGGCCACATCGAGGAGCTCAACAACCTCTACAAGGCGCTCAAGCATGCCCGCCATCAGCGCGGTGCGGTGGAGTTCGAGAGCGAAGAGACCCGCTTCATCTTCAACGCCCAGCGCAAGATCGACCGCATTGTACCGCTGGTGCGCAACGACGCCCACAAGATCATCGAAGAGTGCATGATCCAGGCGAACGTGGCTGCCGCCCGCTACATCGAGAAGAACGAAGCTGCTGCCCTGTTCCGCGTGCACGACCGTCCGGGTGAAGAGCGTCTGACCGGTTTCCGTGACTTCCTGGCCGAACTGGGTCTGGAGCTCAAGGGCGGTCTCGAGCCCGAGCCGAAAGATTTCGCCGAGCTGGCTGCCAAGTTTGAAGGGCGACCGGATGCGGAGCTGCTCTCCACCATGCTGCTGCGCTCCATGCGTCAGGCCATCTATCAGGCCGACAACATCGGTCACTTCGGCCTGGCCCTGAAGTCCTACGCCCACTTCACCTCGCCGATCCGTCGTTACCCAGACCTGATCCTGCACCGCGCGATCAAGTATCAGACCGCCAAGGAGCAGCAGGCCAACCTGCGCCACAAGTGGACCCCGAGCGGTGGTTACCACTACCAGCTGGAAGAAGTGGATCCAATGGGCGAGCACTGCTCCATGACCGAGCGCCGTGCCGACGATGCCACTCGCGATGTGGCCGACTGGCTCAAGTGCGAGTACATGCTGGATCATGTGGGTGACGAGTTTGACGGCGTTATCGCCAGCGTCACCGGCTTTGGCTTCTTTGTCCGCCTGGCGGAGATCCACATCGACGGTCTGGTGCACGTCAGCACCCTCACCAACGACTACTACCAGTTCGACCCGCTGCACCAGCAGCTGATCGGCGAGAACTTCCGCCGCCGTTACCGTCTGGGCGACAAGGTGCGGGTCAAGGTGATGGGCGTCAATCTGGATGATCGCAAGATCGACTTCGTGATGGTGGAAGAGCCGCTCAAGGCAACCGGCAAGAACGCCAAAGAGATGGCGCGCAAGCAGGCCGAGATCAAGAAAGAGAAGGCCAAGAGCGCACAGCGTCACGAAAAACGTAAAGAGGGCAAGGATCACGGCAAATCCGACAAGGGTGGCCGTGCCAAACCCAGCAACAGACGACCGAGCAAAAAAGCTCGCGACAAGGCCAAGAGCACTAAATGA
- a CDS encoding SGNH/GDSL hydrolase family protein encodes MKKWLVCLLGLMALTAQAAEGRQPFSRVVMFGDSLSDTGKMYKKMRGYLPSSPPYFNGRFSNGPVWLEQLGDERFPGLVVANEAEGGATAVAYNHLGALNGWLGFWSWDPKYQVINNLDYEIDQFLKKDKFRPDDLVVIWVGANDYLAYGWNTERDADRVIDTIRLASNRLVLNGAQQILLFNIPDLGQTPSARSMKVVEKVRHVASYHNQKLQNLTRELAPLGIVKLFEVDKQFDEMMRDPQQFGLSDTEHACYGGGYTWKPFSGSAAEVAATPALSVSERVAIAGNPILAQAVVSGQAKGRAATLNCDEHMFWDQVHPTKTVHKVLSQRVADFIDQHYEFVRH; translated from the coding sequence ATGAAAAAATGGCTTGTTTGTTTATTGGGGTTAATGGCATTGACCGCGCAAGCGGCAGAGGGACGCCAACCTTTTTCCCGGGTCGTGATGTTTGGTGACAGCCTCTCCGATACCGGCAAGATGTACAAGAAGATGCGGGGGTATCTCCCCTCCAGCCCACCTTACTTCAACGGGCGCTTCAGCAACGGCCCGGTGTGGCTGGAGCAGTTGGGTGACGAGCGTTTCCCCGGTCTGGTCGTGGCCAACGAGGCGGAAGGCGGTGCAACGGCGGTGGCCTATAACCATCTGGGTGCCCTGAATGGCTGGCTCGGTTTCTGGTCCTGGGATCCCAAATATCAGGTGATCAACAACCTCGATTACGAGATCGACCAGTTCCTGAAAAAGGACAAGTTCCGCCCCGATGATCTGGTGGTGATCTGGGTCGGTGCCAACGATTATCTGGCCTATGGCTGGAACACCGAGCGGGATGCGGATCGGGTGATCGATACCATCCGGCTGGCATCCAACCGGTTGGTGCTCAACGGCGCGCAGCAGATCCTGCTGTTCAACATTCCTGATCTGGGGCAGACCCCGTCAGCCCGCAGCATGAAGGTGGTGGAGAAGGTGCGCCATGTGGCCAGCTACCACAACCAGAAGTTGCAGAACCTCACTCGCGAGCTGGCTCCCCTCGGCATAGTGAAGCTGTTCGAAGTGGACAAGCAGTTTGACGAGATGATGCGCGATCCTCAGCAGTTCGGGCTGAGTGACACAGAACACGCCTGCTACGGTGGTGGCTATACATGGAAGCCGTTCTCCGGCAGCGCCGCCGAGGTGGCTGCGACCCCGGCTTTGAGTGTCTCCGAAAGAGTGGCTATTGCCGGTAACCCGATCCTGGCGCAGGCGGTGGTGAGCGGGCAGGCAAAAGGGCGAGCAGCGACTCTCAACTGCGATGAGCATATGTTCTGGGATCAGGTGCATCCGACCAAGACGGTGCACAAGGTACTGAGCCAGCGTGTTGCTGACTTTATCGATCAGCACTACGAGTTTGTTCGTCACTGA
- a CDS encoding tRNA1(Val) (adenine(37)-N6)-methyltransferase, with product MGRSRGFTFKQFHINHDRCAMKVGTDGILLGAWAPVEQARRVLDIGTGSGLIALMLAQRSRSDCRLDAVELDINAASQARENAAASPWADRVTVIESAIQDYQAAPYDLVVSNPPYFVAGQSFSDPARALARHTGALDSHALLAACDRLLSPNGQVALVLPTAMADEILCISANYDLHGICYTAVITREGKEANRVLLLLGRGLNRCERGEIVIHSADGAYSDRYIQLTNPFYLKM from the coding sequence ATGGGACGTAGTCGCGGATTTACCTTCAAACAGTTCCATATTAATCACGATCGCTGCGCCATGAAGGTAGGCACCGATGGCATTTTGCTCGGTGCCTGGGCGCCGGTCGAACAGGCGCGTCGAGTGCTCGATATCGGCACCGGCAGCGGCCTGATTGCCCTGATGCTGGCCCAGCGCAGCAGATCTGACTGCCGTCTTGATGCGGTCGAGCTGGATATTAATGCGGCCAGTCAGGCGCGGGAGAATGCGGCTGCCTCTCCCTGGGCCGATCGGGTGACCGTCATAGAGAGTGCCATTCAGGATTATCAGGCCGCCCCTTACGATCTTGTCGTCTCCAACCCTCCCTATTTCGTGGCAGGCCAGTCATTTAGCGATCCGGCGCGGGCGTTGGCCCGCCATACCGGCGCCCTCGACAGCCACGCATTACTGGCGGCCTGCGATCGTTTGCTGAGCCCGAACGGGCAGGTGGCGCTGGTGCTGCCGACTGCGATGGCCGATGAAATTTTATGCATTTCGGCGAATTATGATCTGCATGGCATTTGTTATACAGCTGTTATCACCAGAGAGGGTAAAGAGGCAAATCGTGTTTTATTGCTACTTGGCAGAGGATTAAACAGGTGTGAGAGGGGTGAAATTGTGATCCATTCTGCTGATGGGGCCTATTCCGACAGATATATCCAACTGACCAACCCCTTCTATTTGAAGATGTAA
- the ompA gene encoding porin OmpA produces MKKSLITLLVTGLLAANAQAAGQDNTWYGGAKLGWSNFYGIDESNALTLGNETNDALGAGVFGGYQINKNLGLELGYDYLGKYKYDAVKSGAAFSDEVTAQLAQLTLKLGFPVTDNLDLYGRVGGGYGWADTKSDVYKDDSRFVMVGALGAEYAFNLDWAARLEYQYTTPYGSRDDTGLRMDNGLLSLAAVYRFGQVAPVAPAPAPEPAPAPVMVEKQFTLSSDVLFDFNKATLKPEASQALDSLYSQIEQARPKDGVATVIGHTDRIGSDAYNQKLSEQRAQTVANYLVGKGIPAAKINVEGRGKSSPVTGDSCVSKSKRELIVCLAPDRRVDVKVEGVSEVQE; encoded by the coding sequence ATGAAAAAATCATTGATTACCTTGCTGGTTACCGGCTTGCTGGCGGCCAATGCCCAGGCTGCCGGTCAAGACAACACCTGGTATGGCGGTGCCAAACTGGGTTGGTCCAACTTCTACGGCATTGATGAAAGCAATGCCCTGACCCTTGGCAATGAGACCAACGATGCCTTGGGTGCAGGCGTGTTTGGCGGTTATCAGATCAACAAGAATCTTGGACTGGAGCTGGGTTACGACTACCTGGGCAAATATAAATACGACGCAGTGAAGAGCGGTGCAGCTTTTAGCGATGAGGTGACTGCACAGCTGGCTCAACTGACCCTGAAACTGGGTTTCCCAGTTACCGATAATCTGGATCTGTATGGTCGTGTCGGTGGCGGTTATGGCTGGGCTGATACCAAGAGCGATGTCTACAAAGATGACAGCCGCTTTGTCATGGTCGGAGCACTGGGTGCCGAGTATGCATTCAACCTCGACTGGGCTGCTCGCCTGGAGTACCAGTACACCACCCCGTATGGCAGCCGCGATGATACCGGTCTGAGAATGGATAACGGCCTGCTCTCGCTGGCTGCGGTTTATCGCTTTGGTCAGGTTGCCCCTGTGGCGCCCGCCCCAGCTCCGGAACCTGCTCCTGCACCTGTGATGGTTGAGAAGCAGTTCACCCTGAGCTCCGATGTGCTGTTTGACTTCAACAAGGCGACTCTCAAGCCAGAGGCCAGTCAGGCACTTGATAGCCTCTATAGTCAGATTGAACAAGCACGACCCAAAGATGGCGTGGCAACCGTAATTGGTCACACCGACCGTATCGGTTCCGATGCCTACAACCAGAAACTCTCCGAGCAGCGTGCCCAGACCGTTGCCAACTATCTGGTTGGTAAAGGGATTCCGGCCGCCAAGATCAATGTGGAAGGGCGTGGTAAATCTTCACCGGTTACCGGCGACAGCTGCGTCAGCAAGTCCAAGCGTGAGCTGATCGTCTGCCTGGCTCCGGATCGCCGTGTTGATGTGAAAGTCGAAGGTGTCAGCGAGGTGCAGGAGTAA
- a CDS encoding GGDEF domain-containing protein, giving the protein MSKDTFAQSAAYLKQAVPLMIKYQIPTTPDNYHLWYNYVSASMPELNQAIDQAIKLQGTCSLTTCERLYHQYLAAQDEQQMEAMKLNLAAMANELGHSMQDAISDTGMFQEMLDKSFDKLSKIDDEGLSLEDTMGILRDLVRESRDVRMSTMHFRSQLSNAEKEIKELRAALNETRKLANEDALTNLLNRRAFDLELEGLIRSQHPFSLILADIDRFKNFNDEYGHLLGDQVLRAFSKRLRDACKEGVTAYRLGGEEFAMLVPHRSLALARQMAESMRRSIERMSILDRKSGRRIDHITASFGVGEFNGQESADCLVERTDKLLYKAKELGRNRVMPLPS; this is encoded by the coding sequence ATGAGTAAGGATACATTTGCCCAATCTGCCGCTTATCTCAAGCAGGCAGTTCCCCTGATGATCAAGTACCAAATCCCAACTACGCCGGACAATTACCATCTCTGGTACAACTATGTCTCGGCCAGCATGCCCGAACTCAACCAGGCGATCGATCAAGCCATCAAGTTGCAGGGAACCTGCTCGCTCACTACCTGCGAGCGGCTCTATCACCAATATCTGGCTGCGCAGGACGAACAGCAGATGGAAGCCATGAAGCTCAACCTTGCCGCCATGGCCAATGAACTGGGTCACTCGATGCAGGATGCCATCTCCGACACCGGCATGTTTCAGGAAATGCTCGACAAAAGCTTCGACAAGTTGAGCAAGATCGACGATGAGGGTTTAAGTCTGGAAGATACCATGGGCATCTTGCGAGACTTGGTACGCGAGTCACGGGATGTACGCATGTCCACCATGCACTTTCGCAGCCAGCTCAGCAATGCGGAGAAAGAGATCAAGGAGCTGCGTGCCGCACTAAACGAGACCCGCAAACTGGCCAACGAGGATGCCCTCACCAACCTGCTTAACCGCCGGGCCTTCGATCTGGAGCTGGAGGGATTGATCCGCAGTCAGCACCCCTTTTCACTGATCCTCGCCGATATCGATCGGTTCAAAAATTTCAACGACGAGTACGGTCACCTGCTCGGCGATCAGGTACTGCGCGCCTTCAGCAAACGGCTGCGCGATGCATGCAAAGAAGGTGTCACTGCATATCGACTGGGTGGGGAAGAGTTCGCCATGCTGGTGCCCCATCGCTCGCTGGCACTGGCCAGACAGATGGCAGAGAGCATGCGCCGTTCCATAGAGCGGATGTCGATTCTGGATCGCAAGTCGGGCCGCCGCATCGACCACATCACCGCCTCGTTTGGCGTAGGTGAATTCAACGGTCAGGAGAGCGCAGACTGTCTGGTCGAACGTACCGACAAGCTGCTCTACAAGGCCAAGGAGCTGGGGCGCAACCGGGTGATGCCGCTCCCTTCCTGA
- a CDS encoding GNAT family N-acetyltransferase — protein sequence MNWILKPWSELTTDELYELLALRAEVFVVEQTCPFQDLDGLDRREGVWHLLGYQGDQLAAYARIMAPGIGDESGAAIGRVVTSPKARGGGLGHKLISEAVKACEARWPTHSIWLGAQAHLQGFYGQHGFVAEGEGYLEDDIPHMGMRRVAA from the coding sequence ATGAACTGGATCCTGAAACCCTGGTCTGAACTGACCACAGACGAGTTGTATGAGTTGCTGGCGCTGCGGGCTGAGGTGTTCGTGGTGGAGCAGACCTGCCCCTTTCAGGATCTGGACGGGCTGGATCGCCGCGAAGGGGTCTGGCACCTGCTAGGGTATCAGGGCGACCAGCTTGCTGCTTACGCGCGGATTATGGCGCCCGGCATCGGCGATGAGAGCGGCGCCGCCATCGGCCGGGTGGTGACCTCACCCAAGGCGCGCGGCGGTGGTCTTGGTCATAAGCTGATCAGCGAGGCGGTCAAGGCGTGTGAGGCGCGCTGGCCGACTCACAGCATCTGGTTGGGGGCTCAGGCCCATCTGCAAGGCTTCTATGGCCAACACGGTTTTGTAGCGGAAGGGGAAGGCTATCTCGAAGACGATATCCCCCATATGGGGATGCGCAGAGTGGCGGCATAA
- the srmB gene encoding ATP-dependent RNA helicase SrmB has product MSQSFDDFDLHPALNRALAEMGFTRPTTIQQMVLEPALDGRDILASAPTGTGKTASFLLPALQHLLDFPRRKPGPCRMLILTPTRELALQVTAHAKALAAHTDLSIETIIGGVSHEEQLPALTKTTDIVVATPGRLLEYIEKEEFESHDIEVLVLDEADRMLDMGFIKDVNRIVEEARYRKHTMLFSATLEGAGLEKFANEILKDPVELHAEPPRSERRPITQWIHLADDAAHKLALLTHILKDPETQKAIIFVKTRERLAELSGQLQAAGISCAWIRGEMEQSKRIESIRKFHEGEVPFLIATDVAARGIDLPNVSHVINYDMPYGADVYVHRIGRTGRAGNRGCAISLVEAHDMAMVAKIERYTEERLKRRVIDELRPKHKEARVPVKKKKPVDKKKSAKKKKKK; this is encoded by the coding sequence ATGAGCCAGTCCTTTGATGATTTCGACCTGCACCCCGCCCTCAACCGGGCCTTGGCCGAGATGGGATTCACCCGCCCCACCACCATCCAGCAGATGGTGCTGGAGCCAGCCCTGGACGGCCGCGATATTCTGGCATCCGCACCGACCGGTACCGGCAAGACAGCCTCTTTCCTGCTGCCGGCACTCCAGCACCTGCTGGACTTCCCGCGCCGCAAGCCGGGCCCCTGCCGCATGCTGATCCTGACCCCGACCCGCGAGCTGGCGCTGCAGGTGACCGCACACGCCAAGGCGCTGGCGGCTCACACCGACCTCAGCATCGAGACCATCATCGGCGGCGTCAGCCATGAAGAGCAGCTGCCTGCCCTGACCAAGACCACCGACATAGTGGTCGCCACCCCGGGCCGTCTGCTCGAATACATCGAGAAAGAGGAGTTCGAGAGCCACGACATCGAGGTGCTGGTGCTGGACGAAGCGGACCGCATGCTGGACATGGGCTTTATCAAGGATGTGAACCGCATCGTGGAAGAGGCGCGCTACCGCAAGCACACCATGCTCTTCTCCGCCACCCTGGAAGGGGCCGGCCTCGAGAAGTTCGCCAACGAGATCCTCAAGGATCCGGTGGAGCTGCACGCCGAGCCGCCCCGCAGCGAGCGTCGCCCCATCACCCAGTGGATCCATCTGGCCGATGACGCCGCCCACAAGCTGGCGCTGCTGACCCATATCCTGAAAGATCCGGAAACCCAGAAGGCGATCATCTTCGTCAAGACTCGAGAGCGTCTGGCGGAGCTCTCCGGCCAGCTGCAGGCTGCGGGTATCTCCTGCGCCTGGATCCGTGGCGAAATGGAGCAGAGCAAGCGTATCGAGTCGATCCGCAAGTTCCACGAAGGGGAAGTACCCTTCCTGATCGCCACCGATGTCGCCGCCCGCGGCATCGACCTGCCGAACGTCAGCCACGTCATCAACTACGACATGCCCTACGGCGCCGATGTCTACGTCCACCGGATCGGCCGTACCGGCCGCGCTGGCAACCGTGGCTGTGCCATCAGCCTGGTGGAAGCCCACGACATGGCGATGGTCGCCAAGATCGAGCGCTACACCGAGGAGCGCCTCAAGCGCCGGGTGATCGACGAGCTGCGCCCGAAACACAAGGAAGCGCGGGTTCCGGTGAAGAAGAAAAAGCCGGTCGACAAGAAGAAGTCCGCCAAGAAGAAAAAGAAGAAGTGA
- the brnQ gene encoding branched-chain amino acid transport system II carrier protein, with protein sequence MTFAFYLGAGNIIFPPLAGYMAGEHLSLAMFGFLVTAVGLPLVTILAVAKAGNGWDGMTKLLPAGVATALAVAIYIIIGPAFAAPRTGLVAYEMGLKPFIGDMGQAGLAVYTVIFFGVAILVSMNQGKLMDAIGKYLTPVLMLLLLTLAIGVFVAPQGSMPDASGDYQNSPFVKGILEGYNTMDTLASLMFGALIVDLLRQKGINDYKSQFKYLAIAGLISAVGLSVVYVSLFQLGNTAAGVATDVSNGGAIVNAYVLSLFGQPGQFILAAIITLACFTTAVGLISACSDFFHNLTGMAYKKLVVLLGVICAVVANVGLSQLISLSIPVLVAIYPVAVALVLVTFLKGYFGRPRLVFRGVLMVAFLFGCLDGLGAAGMKMDAFAFLPLFDKGLAWLMPTLLACVVGMMVRPTEMAAEAA encoded by the coding sequence ATGACCTTCGCCTTCTACTTGGGCGCCGGTAACATCATTTTCCCGCCGTTGGCCGGTTACATGGCTGGTGAGCACCTCTCCCTGGCGATGTTTGGCTTCCTGGTCACTGCCGTGGGCCTGCCTCTGGTGACCATTCTGGCCGTGGCGAAAGCCGGTAACGGCTGGGATGGCATGACCAAACTGCTGCCTGCCGGTGTCGCGACTGCGCTGGCCGTTGCCATCTACATCATCATCGGCCCGGCCTTTGCCGCGCCCCGTACCGGTCTGGTTGCCTACGAGATGGGCCTCAAGCCGTTCATCGGTGATATGGGGCAAGCGGGTCTGGCGGTCTATACCGTGATCTTCTTTGGTGTGGCCATTCTGGTCTCCATGAACCAGGGCAAGCTGATGGACGCCATCGGCAAATACCTGACTCCGGTACTGATGCTGCTGCTGCTGACTCTGGCGATCGGTGTATTCGTAGCACCGCAAGGCTCCATGCCTGATGCGTCCGGTGACTATCAGAACAGCCCCTTCGTGAAAGGGATCCTGGAAGGCTACAACACCATGGACACCTTGGCGTCCCTGATGTTTGGCGCCCTGATCGTCGATCTGCTGCGCCAGAAAGGCATCAACGATTACAAGAGCCAGTTCAAGTATCTGGCCATTGCCGGCCTCATCTCTGCCGTTGGTCTGAGCGTGGTGTACGTCTCCCTGTTCCAGCTGGGCAACACTGCAGCCGGTGTGGCGACCGATGTGAGCAACGGTGGCGCCATCGTCAACGCTTACGTACTGAGCCTGTTTGGTCAGCCGGGTCAGTTCATTCTGGCGGCCATCATCACTCTGGCGTGCTTTACCACTGCAGTCGGTCTGATCTCCGCCTGTTCCGATTTCTTCCACAATCTGACCGGCATGGCTTACAAGAAGCTGGTGGTGTTGCTGGGCGTTATCTGTGCCGTGGTGGCCAACGTGGGCCTGAGCCAGCTGATCAGCCTCTCCATTCCGGTGCTGGTTGCCATCTATCCGGTTGCCGTGGCGCTGGTACTGGTCACCTTCCTGAAGGGTTACTTCGGCCGTCCCCGTCTGGTGTTCCGTGGCGTGTTGATGGTTGCCTTCCTGTTCGGTTGCCTGGATGGTCTGGGTGCTGCCGGCATGAAGATGGATGCGTTCGCCTTCCTGCCGCTGTTCGACAAGGGCCTCGCCTGGCTGATGCCGACCCTGCTGGCCTGCGTAGTTGGCATGATGGTGCGTCCGACCGAGATGGCTGCCGAAGCTGCCTGA
- the rlmB gene encoding 23S rRNA (guanosine(2251)-2'-O)-methyltransferase RlmB, with product MSTELIYGIHAVSALLERTPERFIEVWALKGRDDDRLQPLLAELDALGLKVQSVNRKTLDDKAEGNNHQGIMARVKEAPKLAEHDLASLLDKLAEQQTQPFLLVLDGVTDPHNLGACLRSADAAGVHAVIVPRDKATGLTPIVRKVACGAAEVVPLIQVTNLARSLRELQERGVWIVGTAGEADHDVFQAKLTGPMALVMGAEGKGMRRLTREHCDELVSIPMAGAVSSLNVSVATGVCLFEAVRQRRG from the coding sequence ATGAGTACTGAACTGATCTACGGCATTCACGCTGTATCCGCGCTGCTGGAGCGCACCCCGGAGCGTTTCATCGAAGTGTGGGCCCTCAAGGGGCGCGATGACGACCGGCTGCAACCCCTGCTGGCCGAACTGGATGCGCTCGGCCTCAAGGTGCAGAGCGTGAACCGCAAGACGCTCGACGACAAGGCGGAGGGCAACAATCACCAGGGCATCATGGCCCGGGTGAAAGAGGCGCCCAAGCTCGCCGAGCACGATCTGGCCAGCCTGCTGGACAAGTTGGCCGAGCAACAGACTCAACCCTTCCTGCTGGTGCTGGATGGCGTGACCGATCCGCACAACCTCGGCGCCTGCCTGCGCAGCGCCGATGCGGCCGGCGTGCATGCGGTGATCGTGCCGCGCGACAAGGCCACCGGTCTGACCCCGATCGTGCGCAAGGTCGCCTGTGGCGCCGCCGAAGTGGTGCCGCTCATTCAGGTCACCAACCTGGCCCGCAGCCTGCGCGAGCTGCAGGAGCGTGGCGTCTGGATCGTTGGTACCGCCGGCGAGGCGGATCACGACGTGTTCCAGGCCAAACTCACCGGCCCGATGGCGCTGGTGATGGGGGCAGAGGGCAAGGGTATGCGTCGCCTCACCCGCGAGCACTGCGACGAGCTGGTGAGCATCCCGATGGCAGGGGCGGTATCCAGCCTCAACGTCTCGGTGGCAACCGGCGTTTGCCTGTTTGAAGCCGTGCGTCAGCGTCGCGGTTAA